The nucleotide sequence ATGAGATGCGTTTCGAAGCGAAAACGGACCGCGGGCAGAGCTTTGTCATCGACTGCCCGGTGATCTCGCCGATCGAATATTTCCTTTCCGGCCTCGTCGCCTGTACAACGAGCGACCTCATTGCCATCCCGAAAAAGCAGGGCAAGACGGTCACGAACCTCAGTGTCGAGGGCGAGGTCGTACGCAACGAAACACCGCCGTGCAAGTTCAACACCCTTCACCTCGACTACCGTTTTGACTCCGATGCCGACGATATGACGGCGCTGCGCTGGGTCATGGGCAGCATTGAGACCTACTGCTCGACGATCAACACCGTCCGTGATACGACGAAGATCAGCTACTCCGTCACGCACAACGGCAACGTACTGCGTGAAAACGAGGAGATTATCAGCGGGCAGGGCGGCAATATCGACTTCGGCGAAATCGAAGCCTGCCCTAGCTAAGCCGAAACTACTCAACACGCCGCAAACCCTTTTTTAGGTCCTTTGTTCCCCTTCTTTTTTGCTTGTCCAAAAAAGAAGCCGAACCGGGAAGAAAAAAGGACAAAGCGGCTGCCGCATGTAATACACTCACACGCACTTTATCTTCACTATTACGTGGACGTTCCAGACCGAAATTTTTTAAATGTTTTTGTTTGTATTGAGAGAGAAAGCGCAGTGTATCTGCGCGTGAGCTCTCTGCTGAAGATGTAGTGGAGCGGAATTTCGCAGCTGCGCGAGGACAAACCCAGTGTTAACGTAGTCGCAGGAGCTTAGCTCCTGCGGCGTATGGTTTATAAAAAGTCTTTCGGGTCCGCGTCTGCGAAGTGGCCCCAGCGGAGTCTGGCACCGCCGAGGACGTGGAAGTGGAGGTGCTTGACCTCCTGGCCGCCGTTCTCCCCGATA is from Sulfurimonas sp. HSL-1656 and encodes:
- a CDS encoding OsmC family protein → MKVTISHLDEMRFEAKTDRGQSFVIDCPVISPIEYFLSGLVACTTSDLIAIPKKQGKTVTNLSVEGEVVRNETPPCKFNTLHLDYRFDSDADDMTALRWVMGSIETYCSTINTVRDTTKISYSVTHNGNVLRENEEIISGQGGNIDFGEIEACPS